In one Deinococcus aestuarii genomic region, the following are encoded:
- a CDS encoding RidA family protein produces MRRNIGGSSPWEAVVGSSRAVRVGNVVHVAGTTATVDGEVVSVGDAYGQTRAAPEIVAWALREAEAGLEHVVRTRMFVTDIGRWEAVGRAHGEVFGTIRPAASLVQGAALIDPRHLVEIEAEGA; encoded by the coding sequence ATGAGGCGGAACATCGGCGGCTCCTCGCCCTGGGAGGCGGTGGTCGGCTCCTCGCGCGCCGTGCGGGTCGGGAACGTCGTCCATGTCGCGGGCACGACCGCCACCGTGGACGGCGAGGTCGTGTCCGTCGGGGACGCCTACGGGCAGACCCGGGCGGCGCCGGAGATCGTCGCCTGGGCGCTTCGGGAGGCCGAGGCAGGGCTGGAACACGTCGTCCGCACCCGGATGTTCGTGACCGACATCGGCCGGTGGGAGGCGGTCGGCCGGGCGCACGGGGAGGTCTTCGGGACCATCCGCCCCGCCGCGAGCCTGGTGCAGGGGGCGGCGCTGATCGACCCCCGGCACCTCGTCGAGATCGAGGCGGAGGGCGCATGA
- a CDS encoding SDR family NAD(P)-dependent oxidoreductase, producing the protein MRVRFDGRVVLVTGAGRGLGEAYARLIARLGGTVVVHDAGVERDGAGGDPAPARAVADAITRAGGQAVADDVNLNTRPGCEGLVERTVERFGRLDALIHNAGIVRYGPITATTPEEWEAMRLVNIDAPYWLCRAAWPHMRSRGYGRLVLTASGYGLNASAGSDVTAYGVGKAAQFGLMNGLAGEGANSGIRTNAVAPVAGTRIFRDRARAPSLPVENVAAAVALLASEACPWNARVLSADGGRYRLGGFSHEREVHLDGTPDPEDVLVALEGTP; encoded by the coding sequence ATGAGGGTGAGGTTCGACGGGCGGGTGGTGCTGGTCACGGGCGCGGGGCGCGGGCTGGGTGAGGCGTACGCGCGCCTGATCGCCCGTCTGGGAGGCACGGTGGTCGTTCACGATGCGGGCGTTGAGCGGGACGGTGCGGGCGGCGACCCCGCCCCGGCACGGGCTGTGGCGGACGCCATCACCCGGGCGGGTGGACAGGCCGTAGCGGACGACGTGAACCTGAACACCCGCCCGGGCTGCGAGGGCCTGGTCGAACGCACGGTCGAGCGGTTCGGACGGCTGGACGCCCTGATCCACAACGCCGGGATCGTCCGCTACGGCCCGATTACCGCGACCACCCCCGAGGAGTGGGAGGCCATGCGGTTGGTGAACATCGATGCCCCGTATTGGTTGTGCCGCGCCGCCTGGCCCCACATGCGGTCGCGCGGCTACGGACGTCTGGTGCTGACGGCCAGCGGGTACGGACTGAACGCCTCCGCGGGCTCTGACGTCACCGCCTACGGGGTTGGCAAGGCAGCGCAGTTCGGGCTGATGAACGGCCTGGCCGGAGAGGGGGCGAACTCCGGCATCCGCACCAACGCCGTCGCTCCCGTGGCTGGAACCCGCATCTTTCGTGACCGCGCCCGTGCCCCAAGCCTTCCGGTGGAAAACGTCGCCGCTGCCGTCGCCCTCCTCGCCTCGGAAGCCTGCCCCTGGAATGCGCGGGTCCTCAGCGCCGACGGTGGACGGTATCGTCTCGGCGGGTTCTCCCACGAACGGGAAGTGCACCTGGACGGCACCCCTGACCCCGAGGATGTTCTCGTGGCATTGGAGGGCACACCATGA